One window of the Dreissena polymorpha isolate Duluth1 chromosome 5, UMN_Dpol_1.0, whole genome shotgun sequence genome contains the following:
- the LOC127831109 gene encoding bifunctional 3'-5' exonuclease/ATP-dependent helicase WRN-like, translating into MAIPRDIILEVAKKGGFPMPLKELQIEALLCVIEKRDIMAILPTGYGKSLIYQLAPLILKDYYNLQKSVCIVLTPLNSIMQDQIIALQKIGVQACCVDYNCQGGQALFDDDGDEGGAKSDGDVILTVPMSDIADGKFTLVYSHPEALLSTDTGKSLIQNLENKKIISCIAVDEAHMILEW; encoded by the coding sequence ATGGCAATTCCAAGAGATATCATACTTGAGGTTGCTAAAAAGGGAGGATTTCCCATGCCACTCAAGGAACTGCAAATCGAAGCGTTACTTTGTGTCATTGAAAAACGTGACATTATGGCTATACTCCCAACAGGTTATGGTAAAAGCCTGATTTACCAGCTGGCACCACTTATCCTTAAAGATTATTATAATCTACAGAAGTCTGTTTGCATCGTGTTGACACCTTTGAACAGTATTATGCAAGATCAGATCATTGCACTGCAAAAGATTGGAGTACAAGCCTGTTGTGTGGACTATAACTGTCAGGGTGGTCAAgcattgtttgatgatgatggtgatgaagggGGTGCTAAATCAGATGGAGATGTAATATTAACGGTCCCTATGTCCGATATTGCTGATGGAAAGTTCACATTGGTGTATTCTCACCCTGAGGCGCTTTTAAGCACTGATACGGGGAAATCCTTGATACAAAATTtggagaataaaaaaataatttcgtgcATAGCTGTAGACGAGGCACACATGATTCTGGAATGGTAA